The Pirellulales bacterium genome includes the window CTGGTCAGCTCCGGCTTGGGGTCGAACAGATCGATATGGCTCGGACCGCCTTGCATGAACATCGAGATCATGGCCTTCGCTTGCGGCGCATGCACAGGCGCGCGGGGCTTGAGGTCGAAGGTCACCGGCTCCAACGTGGGTTTTGCCGGCGACGCGCGCAATGCGTCCTGGCCGAGCAGCCAAGAGATGGCCATGCCGCCCAGCCCAAAAGCTTGCTGCTTAACGAAATGTCGGCGTGTGAAATGGGACATTCGATGGCCCTCAATCTACGTACAGAAATTCGTTGGAGCTGAGCAGTGCGTGGCAGAGCTGCGCCAAGGCGATGCGCGCCGGCGGCGCGGGTGGTTTTTTTGGATCCGCCGGTGCTGCAGAGGCCGCCTGGCTGATTAATGCGGTCTGTTCTGTCAGGAAGGATATACCCGCGCGCGTGGCGTCTTCAGTAGGCGGACGTGAATAGGCCAGCAGCCAGGCACGCTGGAATTGTGCCGCAGGGTCCGCTCCCGCTTCGCGTTCAATGCGCTCTGCCATGGCCTCGCTCTGTTCGACGACGAACGCGCTATTCATCATCAGCAGCGATTGCGGCGCCACGGTCGACGAGGTACGCTGCTCGCAATTGGGCTTCATCAGGGGCGCGTCGAACGGTTCGAGCATGCCCAGCGGGCGCGACCGGCGCACCTGAACATAGATCGTGCGGCGGAATTCATCTTCGCCCAACGGAACGACCTTGCCCGAGGGGCGTCCGGCGGAATCTCGCGTGTCGACGCCGACCACGAACTGCCCGGCTTCGTCGGGCGTGACCGGGACGGCCGGACCAAACATCTTGCTGGACAGTCGACCGTTGATGGTCAGAAGCGAGTCGCGAATGCTCTCGGCTTCCAGGCGCCGTACGCTCATGCGCCCCAGCAGTCGGTTGTCGGGATCGAGCGCGTCGAGCAAAGCTCGCCGCTCAGAAGATTGTCGATAGACGGCCGACGTGACGATCGCCCGCACAAAGGGCTTCAGCTTCCAGCCCCCTTGCATGAAATCGTCCGCCAACCAGTCGAGCAGCTCGGGATGCGAGGAGGGCTCTCCCAATGTGCCAAAGTCGCCAGACGTCGCCACCAATCCCCGGCCGAACAAGTGCAGCCAGAAACGGTTGACCAGCACCCGGGCTACCAGCGGGTGCCGCCCATCGGTCAAGTGACGGGCATACGCCAGGCGACGGCCGCTGGTGGGGCGCGTTGGGTCGGCCGCGATCGCGAAGCCGTTCGAGTTCAAGACGGCCAACTCGCCAGGCGCGACTTCCTGCCGCGGTTGATTGAAGTCGCCGCGCGCGAATAGTTTCGTCACGGGAACCTGGCCTGGCACTTCCGTCAAGCAGAGCACGTAATCGTCTGCGGGACGTTTCTTACGCGTGGCTTCGGTCCGCTCGTCCCACTTTTTGTTGAATTCAGTCAAACGATCTGCCACGTAGAGGTAAACCGTCCCACGGTCAACATTCAGAAACGGGTAGTCCTTGATCAGTTGTTGCTGCTCGGCGGTTCGCTCTTTATCGGGTGTGGCGCGGGTCGCGCGGGCCAGCGGCTGAATGGCCTCGGGCAGTTTTGCGAACTCGTGCTCAAGCGTCTCGCCGACAATTTTGTCGAGTGCTTCGTTGCGCTCGCGCGTGACCTCGTTCAACTCAGCTTCGGCGGCGGTGGCTTGCTGGCGAATCTCTTCCGTCCAAAGCGATACGAGGCGCGTCTCGGGCACGCGCCAGTTTTGCCAGTCGTAGGCCGGCTCGAACAACGCCCGCACGCGATGATAATCGGCATGCGAAATCGGATCGTAACGATGGGCG containing:
- a CDS encoding PSD1 and planctomycete cytochrome C domain-containing protein yields the protein MPRVLLVCLFVWCMPATLLAWQVDESVHFETHVRPILKAHCWRCHGEDDDLKGALDTRTARLLLQGGDSGAAIVAGDHGKSLLYARVLAGEMPPDAKQIIPAQLDILARWIDAGAKTLREEPTTLAAGDTFTVEERAHWSFQPIRRPPFPTLQNPQLARTSIDAFLLARLEAKGESFGPQADRSTLLRRLSFDLTGLPPTPQAVEEFLADASPYAYERLVDRLLAAPQFGERWARHWLDVVGYADSNGYTEQDAERKWAYKYRDYVIRAFNADKPWDQFLIEQLAGDELLTPPYANLTAQQADTLIATGMLRMGPDGTGDGAADQNLARNEVLADTIKIVSTSLLGLTVGCAQCHAHRYDPISHADYHRVRALFEPAYDWQNWRVPETRLVSLWTEEIRQQATAAEAELNEVTRERNEALDKIVGETLEHEFAKLPEAIQPLARATRATPDKERTAEQQQLIKDYPFLNVDRGTVYLYVADRLTEFNKKWDERTEATRKKRPADDYVLCLTEVPGQVPVTKLFARGDFNQPRQEVAPGELAVLNSNGFAIAADPTRPTSGRRLAYARHLTDGRHPLVARVLVNRFWLHLFGRGLVATSGDFGTLGEPSSHPELLDWLADDFMQGGWKLKPFVRAIVTSAVYRQSSERRALLDALDPDNRLLGRMSVRRLEAESIRDSLLTINGRLSSKMFGPAVPVTPDEAGQFVVGVDTRDSAGRPSGKVVPLGEDEFRRTIYVQVRRSRPLGMLEPFDAPLMKPNCEQRTSSTVAPQSLLMMNSAFVVEQSEAMAERIEREAGADPAAQFQRAWLLAYSRPPTEDATRAGISFLTEQTALISQAASAAPADPKKPPAPPARIALAQLCHALLSSNEFLYVD